From the Accumulibacter sp. genome, one window contains:
- a CDS encoding UvrD-helicase domain-containing protein: MTLAPKIAMSDDFLKSFAAVPRDQQQAVLTFVAKFRQNPTASGINYERIRDPGDPNMRSVRVNDNIRGIVLKPDVGNVYCLLWVDRHDDAYQWARRHRVAIHPDVGSIQIYAMETAAASTEDPVAATVPAAETGIFTCLKDREIRRLGVPDEMLAAVRAVASDKELEALEQQLPDEAFEALFLFAAGESYEKIVADQAAPETVDPADFVAALDRDTTRRHFVVLTDDSDLEALLAAPLERWRVFLHPSQRKLVEREWSGPVKVTGGAGTGKTVVAMHRTARLARQFATLPGRPVVFTTFTKTLSDDIRQHLGLLCTPQELQKIQVVNLDQWASSVLRRFGYKPELLYDESARRNYWQAAMSAMPASADLSQHFMRAEYERVVLPQGCETAEEYMRASRIGRGGQLGRATRKAIWPVFAEYRAQLHGANLREPEEAFRDARRLLVGQATELGIRAMVVDEAQDISAAAFELIRTAVPVAANDLFIVGDAHQRIYRHKIVLSRVGIEVRGRSRGLKVNYRTTDEIRRWACAQLEGCEIDDLDGNIDTLRGYRSLTHGDRPDVIASSSHQEDVKHIRAILTQLADDSIEPRQVCIAARTNDDVDAVVVGLKKAGVATLRLERSTPDDPAISGVRVATMHRIKGLEFGVVIIAAYKGATNYAELYARDEDAGVSGETATAERSLLHVAATRAKRHLFVLTRAAH; encoded by the coding sequence ATGACGCTGGCACCCAAGATCGCTATGTCCGACGACTTCCTTAAGTCGTTCGCCGCAGTTCCGCGAGATCAGCAACAGGCTGTGCTGACCTTTGTGGCCAAGTTCCGCCAGAACCCGACGGCTTCTGGGATCAACTACGAGCGTATCCGCGACCCCGGTGACCCGAACATGCGGTCGGTGCGGGTGAACGACAACATCCGCGGCATCGTTCTGAAGCCGGATGTGGGTAACGTGTATTGCCTGCTGTGGGTCGACCGGCACGACGACGCCTATCAGTGGGCCAGACGCCACCGAGTGGCGATTCACCCGGACGTCGGCAGCATCCAGATATATGCCATGGAAACGGCGGCGGCGTCCACAGAAGACCCGGTAGCCGCCACCGTGCCTGCAGCCGAGACGGGGATCTTTACGTGCTTGAAGGATCGGGAGATCCGGCGCCTGGGCGTGCCGGACGAGATGTTGGCCGCCGTGCGCGCCGTTGCATCGGACAAGGAACTGGAAGCGCTGGAGCAGCAACTGCCAGACGAGGCTTTTGAAGCCTTGTTCCTGTTCGCAGCGGGTGAGTCCTACGAGAAGATCGTTGCCGATCAAGCCGCGCCCGAGACGGTCGACCCGGCCGACTTCGTTGCGGCGCTGGATCGAGATACCACTAGGCGTCACTTTGTCGTGCTTACTGACGACAGCGACTTGGAAGCCCTGCTCGCGGCTCCGCTGGAGCGCTGGCGCGTCTTTCTTCACCCCAGCCAGCGCAAGCTGGTCGAGCGGGAATGGTCGGGGCCAGTCAAGGTGACGGGCGGCGCGGGCACCGGCAAGACCGTCGTGGCCATGCACCGCACTGCGAGGCTCGCACGGCAGTTCGCTACGCTGCCGGGTCGGCCCGTGGTGTTTACGACGTTCACCAAGACGCTCTCGGACGACATTCGCCAGCACCTTGGGCTTCTATGCACGCCCCAGGAATTGCAGAAGATCCAAGTGGTGAACCTGGATCAGTGGGCTTCCAGTGTGCTGCGGCGCTTCGGCTACAAGCCGGAGCTGCTGTACGACGAGAGTGCCAGGCGGAACTACTGGCAGGCGGCAATGTCGGCGATGCCTGCGTCTGCCGACCTGTCACAGCACTTCATGCGCGCTGAATACGAGCGCGTCGTGTTGCCGCAGGGCTGCGAGACCGCGGAGGAATATATGCGAGCCAGCCGCATCGGGCGAGGCGGGCAGTTGGGACGCGCTACCCGCAAGGCGATCTGGCCGGTATTTGCCGAGTACCGTGCCCAGTTGCACGGAGCGAATCTGCGCGAACCCGAAGAGGCGTTTCGTGATGCCAGGCGGCTTCTGGTTGGACAAGCAACTGAACTGGGCATCCGCGCGATGGTCGTCGACGAGGCGCAGGACATCAGCGCTGCAGCGTTCGAGTTGATTCGGACAGCGGTACCGGTCGCGGCGAATGACCTGTTCATCGTCGGAGACGCACACCAGCGCATCTATCGGCACAAGATCGTGCTCAGCCGAGTCGGCATCGAGGTTCGGGGACGGAGCCGAGGTCTGAAGGTCAATTACCGGACGACAGACGAGATCCGCCGCTGGGCCTGTGCGCAGCTCGAGGGCTGTGAGATCGATGACCTGGACGGCAATATCGACACATTGCGCGGCTATCGCTCTCTGACTCACGGCGATCGCCCGGATGTGATCGCATCGTCGTCGCACCAAGAAGACGTCAAGCACATTCGAGCAATCCTGACGCAGCTCGCCGACGACTCGATCGAGCCACGCCAGGTGTGCATCGCGGCGCGCACCAACGACGACGTCGACGCCGTCGTTGTTGGCCTGAAGAAGGCGGGAGTGGCCACGCTGCGGCTAGAGCGTTCGACGCCGGATGACCCAGCCATTTCAGGCGTTCGTGTGGCGACGATGCACCGCATCAAAGGACTTGAGTTCGGTGTGGTGATCATCGCTGCGTACAAGGGGGCAACGAATTACGCGGAGCTGTACGCGCGCGACGAGGATGCCGGCGTCTCGGGTGAGACGGCGACGGCTGAGCGATCGCTGCTGCACGTGGCTGCGACGCGCGCCAAACGGCATCTATTCGTCCTGACCAGGGCAGCTCATTGA
- a CDS encoding terminase small subunit, giving the protein MENNDRPLTRKQEAFALAFVEHRDATAAYRAAYEAENMAPATIWREASLLLAHPKVAARIKELRAPVAAKVQLTLEQHLSDLQRLRDAALAGQKYSAAVQAEIARGKASGLYIERIEQTGKDRGPQELSLTHAASASLCQALKERLHRRDM; this is encoded by the coding sequence ATGGAAAACAATGATCGCCCCCTCACCCGAAAGCAGGAAGCATTCGCGCTCGCATTCGTTGAGCACAGGGATGCGACCGCTGCCTATCGCGCCGCCTATGAAGCGGAGAACATGGCTCCCGCCACAATCTGGCGTGAAGCGTCTCTGCTCTTGGCACACCCAAAGGTAGCCGCTAGGATAAAGGAACTCCGCGCGCCGGTTGCGGCAAAGGTCCAACTGACCCTCGAACAGCACCTGAGCGACCTCCAGCGGCTACGCGACGCAGCCCTTGCTGGTCAGAAGTATTCGGCAGCGGTGCAAGCCGAGATAGCGCGGGGCAAGGCCTCTGGGTTATACATCGAGCGTATCGAGCAGACAGGCAAGGATCGCGGCCCCCAGGAACTCTCCTTGACCCATGCTGCGAGCGCATCCCTCTGCCAGGCCCTGAAGGAAAGGCTCCACCGGAGAGATATGTGA
- a CDS encoding recombinase family protein encodes MLIGYARVSTIDQNLDLQRDALNKVGCEKIYEDRVSGTRADRPGLERALEDLRKGDTLTVWKLDRLGRSVKNLVDLVGQLHKRGVQFQSLTDSIDTGTPAGRFFFHVMASLAEMERDLIVERRTRAGLEAAKEHGRTGGRPRTMTRSKLEAARTLLATGTPPKDVAVQLGVSVPTLYRHLPANPRA; translated from the coding sequence ATGCTAATCGGATACGCCCGCGTTTCGACGATCGACCAGAATCTGGACCTGCAGCGGGATGCACTCAACAAGGTCGGCTGCGAGAAGATCTACGAGGATCGGGTCAGCGGTACCCGTGCCGACAGGCCCGGTCTGGAGCGCGCGCTTGAGGATCTCCGCAAGGGTGATACCTTGACCGTCTGGAAGCTGGATCGTTTGGGTCGAAGCGTCAAGAACCTGGTAGACCTCGTCGGTCAGCTTCACAAGCGAGGGGTCCAGTTCCAGAGCCTGACCGACTCAATCGACACCGGCACACCGGCCGGCCGTTTCTTCTTCCACGTCATGGCCTCTTTGGCGGAGATGGAACGTGATCTGATCGTGGAACGTCGTACCCGCGCCGGCCTCGAAGCCGCCAAGGAACACGGACGCACAGGCGGCCGGCCGCGGACGATGACCAGGAGCAAGCTGGAAGCGGCTCGCACGCTGCTGGCAACGGGGACGCCGCCGAAGGATGTAGCAGTCCAGTTGGGTGTGTCGGTACCGACACTCTATCGGCACCTGCCAGCGAACCCTAGAGCGTAG
- a CDS encoding efflux transporter outer membrane subunit, with translation MKNTLTLRVHRSLWLLSTSILLSACAAVGPDYKAPELLSPATWSLWSSSSKELPRNEGMQGAPEHKWWAAFQDSVLDQLETRVLESSPDLKTAMLHYEQARSQRSVTASQQVPEVKLQGGAIRQRQSEYAAGDRVLDVMAPNNRDAVAKSLSEPYTSYQGGFDASWEIDLWGRVRRAVEAADADIANSLALLDQTRLVISSDLAMAYIDLRTTQRLLKLTRDDITALRERTSMMESRSKHGLANDLDLERQRLQLADLEAQMPPLLEQEAQSKNRICLLLGLRPGDLAKELAAESAPAAAMVLPQYKLGVPSELAGRRPDIRAAEARLHQATAAIGEAQAQLYPSVRLGLRFGLDSYEAGKFGDWGSRFWSIGPSLDLPIFDGGRRRATVTLRELRQQEAAIEFQRTVLRAWQEVDDALTSYAAEQERQQRLLVKAQSSADVYQLAQARERAGLVDYLNVIDAQRTDIQARRDVVASQGRTQLRFIAIYRALGGGVAETAD, from the coding sequence ATGAAGAACACCTTAACCTTGCGTGTGCATCGGTCGCTGTGGCTCCTGAGCACGAGCATTCTATTGTCGGCATGTGCAGCCGTTGGCCCTGACTATAAGGCACCGGAGCTTTTGTCTCCGGCCACTTGGTCTTTATGGTCGAGCTCGAGCAAAGAATTGCCCAGGAACGAGGGGATGCAGGGAGCCCCCGAGCATAAGTGGTGGGCTGCATTTCAGGATTCCGTGCTGGACCAGTTGGAAACCCGCGTGCTTGAGTCCAGCCCAGACTTGAAGACTGCAATGCTTCACTATGAACAGGCACGCTCTCAGAGGAGTGTCACTGCTAGCCAGCAAGTCCCCGAAGTCAAACTCCAGGGTGGCGCAATTCGCCAGCGGCAGAGCGAATACGCGGCGGGGGACCGGGTGCTGGACGTAATGGCGCCGAATAATCGGGATGCGGTTGCCAAATCACTATCCGAGCCTTACACCTCCTACCAAGGCGGATTCGATGCGTCTTGGGAAATTGACCTGTGGGGACGTGTGCGCCGAGCGGTTGAGGCTGCTGATGCAGACATCGCCAATTCGTTGGCATTACTTGACCAGACCAGACTCGTCATCTCCAGCGACTTGGCGATGGCCTATATCGACCTGCGCACAACGCAACGCCTGTTGAAATTGACGCGGGACGACATCACGGCCCTGCGCGAGCGGACATCTATGATGGAGTCTAGGAGCAAGCATGGACTCGCCAACGATTTGGACCTTGAGCGCCAGCGGCTGCAACTGGCTGACCTTGAGGCACAGATGCCCCCGCTACTTGAACAGGAGGCACAGTCCAAGAACCGTATTTGCCTGCTTCTCGGGCTGCGCCCCGGTGATTTGGCCAAAGAGCTGGCCGCCGAGAGTGCTCCTGCCGCGGCAATGGTGTTGCCTCAATACAAGCTCGGCGTGCCATCTGAGTTGGCCGGTCGACGCCCTGACATTCGTGCGGCCGAAGCGCGCTTACATCAGGCAACTGCGGCGATAGGCGAAGCCCAGGCCCAGCTTTATCCTAGTGTTCGCCTTGGTCTTCGCTTCGGTTTGGATTCCTACGAAGCTGGCAAGTTTGGTGATTGGGGTAGCCGCTTCTGGTCTATCGGTCCGAGTTTGGATTTGCCGATTTTCGATGGTGGCCGCCGTCGTGCCACCGTGACGCTACGAGAACTGCGCCAGCAGGAAGCTGCTATCGAATTTCAACGGACGGTATTGAGGGCTTGGCAGGAAGTTGACGATGCATTGACGTCCTATGCAGCAGAACAGGAACGGCAACAGCGCCTTCTTGTTAAGGCTCAAAGCAGTGCTGATGTCTATCAGTTGGCACAAGCTCGGGAGCGTGCCGGGTTGGTCGATTACCTCAATGTTATCGACGCCCAGCGTACCGACATTCAAGCAAGGCGTGACGTTGTTGCAAGCCAGGGGCGCACGCAGCTTCGCTTCATTGCAATATACCGAGCACTGGGTGGTGGAGTGGCTGAAACTGCTGACTGA
- a CDS encoding ABC transporter permease produces MMTLLESITGSLRRISFLFRKEVLAILKDPAIRVILIVPIVIQSLVFGYAATYDLNHVRYAVLNESHGAASTNLLARLEGSKVFVRAATLRNSSDIARAIDNGEALLVLHFAPDFDAKLASTGSAPVQLILDGRNSTTANMAAGHLSTLIGQFNASLPNAVRPPVNIEIRAWFNPNLESRWNIVPALIASLSMIQTLLLAALSVAREREQGTFDQLLVTPLRPMEILIGKASPAITIGLVQASLVFCVALFWFRIPFQGSLVVLYVGLVAFTTACVGIGLSISALSLNMHQAMVYAFVLIMPLILLSGLVTPVGNMPTALQILTYADPLRFAIDLVRRVYLEGAGWQDVGMDFVPMLVIAAITLPVAAWLFRNRLT; encoded by the coding sequence ATGATGACTCTGCTCGAATCCATTACTGGTTCTCTTCGCCGAATCTCCTTCCTGTTCCGCAAGGAAGTCTTGGCGATTTTGAAGGACCCCGCCATCCGGGTAATTCTCATCGTCCCGATTGTTATCCAGTCGCTGGTCTTCGGTTACGCGGCCACCTACGACCTCAATCATGTGCGATACGCCGTTCTAAATGAGAGTCATGGCGCAGCCTCGACAAATCTGCTGGCTCGTCTGGAGGGCTCAAAGGTCTTTGTACGGGCGGCGACGCTGCGCAATTCAAGCGATATTGCTCGTGCTATCGACAATGGCGAGGCGCTGCTGGTTCTCCACTTCGCGCCCGACTTCGACGCGAAACTAGCATCAACGGGTAGCGCACCTGTTCAGCTCATTCTCGATGGGCGTAACTCGACCACTGCCAATATGGCGGCTGGCCACCTGAGCACCCTGATTGGCCAATTCAACGCTTCACTACCCAACGCGGTACGTCCACCCGTCAACATTGAAATCCGAGCCTGGTTCAATCCCAACCTGGAATCTCGGTGGAACATCGTTCCCGCCCTGATTGCTTCCCTGAGCATGATTCAAACTTTGCTGTTGGCCGCATTGTCGGTGGCCCGTGAGCGTGAACAGGGCACGTTCGACCAACTGCTCGTGACGCCACTGCGACCCATGGAGATTTTGATTGGCAAGGCGTCGCCGGCCATCACTATCGGACTGGTGCAGGCAAGCCTGGTTTTCTGCGTGGCGCTGTTCTGGTTCCGGATTCCGTTCCAGGGGTCCTTGGTTGTGCTCTATGTGGGGCTTGTCGCCTTTACAACGGCCTGCGTTGGTATTGGTCTCTCCATCTCGGCGCTGTCCCTGAATATGCACCAGGCAATGGTTTACGCCTTCGTACTCATCATGCCGCTCATCCTGTTGTCCGGGCTCGTCACGCCCGTTGGCAACATGCCTACCGCACTACAGATTCTGACTTACGCCGACCCGTTGCGATTCGCCATCGACCTGGTTCGCCGGGTCTATCTGGAGGGTGCTGGTTGGCAGGACGTAGGAATGGATTTTGTCCCGATGCTGGTGATAGCCGCGATAACGCTTCCCGTTGCCGCATGGCTTTTCCGAAATCGGCTGACCTAA
- a CDS encoding ABC transporter permease: protein MMQTQSTWLPRNLSHFWRRLRALTIKEFRQLIRDKSNLAIGIFLPIALILLFGYGLSLDIRNAPVAIVLEDGAPMARDVVAGLRGSDYIAPRYVTTMAEAEALMRGRQVDGIVRIPSDFSRQLAQGRGTVQLVVHGTDAATAASLRGYVSAAIDGWNKRRADSAGRVSAAPGVELVDRLWFNSANSSTWYLVPGLIVLIMTLVGGFLTSMVIAREWERGTMEALFVTPVRSLEILLAKIIPYFAVGMGGLTLCLVAARGLFHVPLHGSLWVLMVSSMLYLMVALSLGLLISAAARNQFLASQVAVIITFLPALMLSGFLFDLHNVPTGIQKVASILPATYYVELARMSFLAGDNLNLIVRDWTILVVQFAVLITGARLRTKKTLDR from the coding sequence ATGATGCAAACCCAATCGACTTGGCTCCCACGAAACTTGAGTCATTTTTGGCGACGGCTCAGGGCGCTCACCATCAAGGAGTTTCGCCAGCTGATACGCGACAAGAGCAACCTGGCGATAGGTATCTTCCTGCCCATCGCACTGATACTGCTCTTCGGGTACGGACTCTCGCTCGATATTCGGAATGCGCCAGTCGCCATCGTCCTGGAAGATGGCGCGCCCATGGCGCGCGATGTTGTGGCGGGATTGCGTGGCTCGGACTACATCGCCCCTCGTTACGTCACGACGATGGCCGAGGCGGAAGCCCTGATGCGTGGCCGCCAGGTCGACGGCATTGTCCGCATCCCCTCCGACTTTTCTCGGCAACTGGCTCAGGGCCGAGGAACGGTACAGCTTGTCGTCCATGGAACGGATGCAGCGACGGCCGCCAGTCTTCGTGGTTATGTGTCCGCAGCCATTGATGGATGGAACAAGCGCCGCGCCGATAGCGCCGGCAGGGTCAGTGCTGCTCCAGGCGTGGAGCTTGTTGACCGTCTCTGGTTCAACTCGGCCAATTCGAGCACCTGGTATCTGGTTCCTGGGCTGATAGTCCTCATCATGACCCTGGTTGGCGGATTCCTAACCTCGATGGTCATCGCCCGGGAATGGGAGCGCGGAACGATGGAGGCCCTTTTCGTCACCCCGGTGCGTTCCCTCGAAATACTGCTCGCCAAAATCATCCCGTACTTCGCGGTGGGTATGGGAGGGCTGACGCTCTGCCTGGTCGCCGCCCGGGGGTTGTTCCATGTGCCGCTTCACGGTTCGCTCTGGGTGCTGATGGTCAGTTCAATGCTTTATCTGATGGTCGCACTGAGTCTGGGGTTGTTGATTTCAGCGGCCGCCCGCAATCAGTTTCTTGCAAGCCAGGTCGCCGTCATCATTACCTTCCTGCCGGCCCTGATGCTCTCCGGCTTCCTGTTTGACCTGCACAACGTACCGACCGGCATCCAGAAGGTCGCGTCCATCCTGCCTGCAACCTACTACGTTGAACTGGCGCGCATGAGCTTCCTGGCCGGCGACAACCTCAACCTAATCGTGCGCGACTGGACAATCCTTGTCGTGCAGTTTGCCGTGCTCATCACGGGCGCGCGTCTACGAACCAAGAAGACATTGGACCGATGA
- a CDS encoding ATP-binding cassette domain-containing protein, whose translation MTTTALTVDAKDVVKRFKGAVGGPALNGITLSIPKGQLTALVGPDGAGKTTLIRLIAGLMKPDSGSLYTLGIDVAAKPQEVQDLISYMPQRFGLYEDLSVMENLNLYADLHGVPMDERRERFDRMLSMTDMAAFTNRLAGNLSGGMKQKLGLACTLVRSPRLLLLDEPTVGVDPLSRRELWRIVQQLVEEEGLPVIVSTAYMDEAERCKHVIVMTEGQVLAQGTPDELCRPAKGRCFVAYPREGELARTLQARLIDDKRHVLDAVPESGAVRFIQAGGTEPRDLEGILLGARCEATPSRLEDGVMTLLRERATQDGHEDAVETKNSSVQLDTKDPIELIKVRDLVRQFGSFTAVASTSFSVRRGEIFGLLGPNGAGKTTTFRMLCGLLPATSGFLEVAGFNLRTARAPARARIGYVSQKFALYGNLSVTENLTFFGGAYGLGRQELYAQVERALDEFQLREKKDERSGELPGGFKQRLAMATALIHRPEILFLDEPTSGIDPLARRAFWRRITTLAAEGTTIIVTTHFMEEAEYCDRIVIQDAGRLLAIGTPHEVRSQASGAANMNEAFLEIIKKARESRQTGFNAVEA comes from the coding sequence ATGACCACAACTGCTCTCACCGTTGATGCAAAGGATGTCGTCAAACGCTTCAAAGGAGCGGTTGGCGGGCCGGCATTGAACGGCATCACCCTCTCGATTCCCAAAGGGCAGCTCACCGCCCTCGTGGGGCCTGATGGCGCGGGCAAGACCACACTCATACGGTTAATCGCTGGTCTGATGAAGCCGGATTCAGGGAGCCTCTACACACTGGGCATTGATGTGGCCGCCAAGCCCCAGGAGGTACAAGACCTCATCAGCTACATGCCTCAACGCTTTGGCCTCTATGAAGACCTGAGCGTCATGGAGAACCTTAATCTCTATGCCGACCTGCACGGCGTACCAATGGATGAGCGTCGAGAACGCTTTGACCGCATGCTGTCCATGACAGACATGGCCGCATTCACCAATCGCCTGGCAGGAAATCTATCGGGCGGCATGAAGCAAAAGCTTGGGTTGGCCTGCACGCTGGTACGTTCCCCCCGGCTACTTCTTCTCGACGAACCGACCGTCGGCGTTGACCCGCTCTCCCGCCGTGAGTTGTGGCGCATCGTGCAGCAGCTAGTCGAGGAAGAAGGTCTTCCGGTGATTGTGAGCACGGCTTACATGGACGAAGCAGAGCGTTGTAAGCACGTCATCGTAATGACTGAAGGGCAAGTGCTAGCCCAGGGCACACCGGATGAACTGTGCCGGCCGGCCAAGGGCCGTTGCTTTGTTGCCTATCCGCGGGAAGGTGAGTTGGCCAGGACGCTACAGGCGAGACTTATCGACGATAAGAGGCATGTTCTCGATGCTGTGCCGGAAAGCGGCGCGGTGCGCTTTATCCAGGCTGGGGGCACGGAGCCTCGTGACCTTGAAGGAATACTTCTGGGAGCTCGATGCGAGGCCACTCCCTCCCGCCTCGAAGATGGAGTGATGACCCTCCTGCGCGAGCGTGCGACCCAGGACGGCCACGAGGATGCGGTTGAGACCAAGAATTCGTCTGTACAGCTCGACACGAAGGACCCAATCGAGTTAATCAAGGTCCGCGACCTGGTTCGCCAATTTGGCAGCTTTACAGCGGTTGCCAGTACCTCGTTCAGCGTTCGCCGAGGCGAAATCTTCGGTCTACTCGGGCCCAATGGCGCGGGGAAGACGACCACATTCCGCATGCTTTGCGGCCTGCTCCCGGCGACCAGTGGCTTCCTCGAGGTGGCGGGTTTCAACCTGAGAACCGCCCGAGCACCTGCTCGCGCTCGCATCGGCTATGTCTCCCAGAAGTTTGCCCTGTATGGAAATCTGTCCGTCACCGAAAACCTCACGTTCTTCGGAGGCGCCTATGGCTTGGGCAGACAGGAGCTGTATGCCCAGGTAGAGCGAGCGCTAGACGAATTTCAGCTGCGGGAAAAGAAAGACGAACGAAGCGGTGAGCTTCCCGGCGGTTTCAAACAGCGGCTGGCCATGGCCACGGCCCTGATACATCGCCCCGAGATTCTCTTTCTCGACGAGCCTACAAGTGGCATCGACCCACTCGCTCGTCGCGCTTTCTGGCGGCGCATCACGACGCTTGCTGCCGAAGGCACCACCATCATCGTGACGACGCACTTCATGGAGGAAGCTGAGTATTGCGACCGCATCGTCATCCAGGATGCCGGGCGCTTGCTGGCGATTGGAACACCTCACGAAGTTCGCAGCCAGGCTTCTGGTGCGGCGAACATGAATGAGGCGTTCCTGGAGATTATCAAGAAGGCGCGCGAAAGCAGGCAGACCGGCTTCAATGCGGTGGAGGCCTGA
- a CDS encoding efflux RND transporter periplasmic adaptor subunit, whose protein sequence is MNRKILAGVAIAVVGVVGVSAWLWSGNSSQKNDITLLGNVDIRQVSLAFQDSERIVEMRVEEGAKVTAGQVLAVLDTRTLELQAAQTEAQIEVNKKALLRLRNGSRPEEIGQAQARVDAATTDAKLAELDFQRMQSIAEETHGRGVSRQELDRAAATLKAARAKVEDQSMALRLAKLGPRSEDIEQAAAQLKASEESLALLRHRISLAELKAPTNAVVRSRLAEPGDMASPQKPVYALAIVQPKWIRAYVNEAQLARVRPGMPAEVKIDGLPDASIAGEVGYISSVAEFTPKPVQTEELRTSLVYEVRVLVKDPDDQLRLGMPATVRLAPNHPEALGKS, encoded by the coding sequence ATGAACCGGAAAATTCTCGCCGGAGTTGCGATAGCAGTTGTTGGAGTCGTTGGTGTCAGCGCTTGGCTGTGGAGCGGAAACTCCTCGCAGAAGAACGACATCACGCTGCTTGGCAACGTCGACATCCGTCAGGTTTCACTGGCCTTCCAGGACAGCGAGCGCATTGTTGAAATGCGGGTTGAGGAAGGGGCGAAGGTCACAGCTGGCCAAGTTCTGGCGGTGCTCGACACTCGCACGCTCGAGCTTCAGGCGGCTCAGACCGAGGCTCAAATCGAGGTAAACAAGAAGGCTTTGCTGCGCTTACGCAACGGTTCGCGCCCGGAAGAAATAGGTCAGGCGCAGGCCCGGGTGGATGCTGCTACTACCGATGCAAAGTTGGCCGAGCTGGATTTCCAGCGGATGCAATCCATCGCAGAGGAAACTCATGGTCGAGGCGTTAGCCGCCAGGAATTGGACCGGGCCGCAGCGACATTAAAGGCGGCTCGTGCAAAAGTTGAAGACCAATCAATGGCCCTACGCCTCGCCAAATTAGGTCCGCGCTCTGAAGACATCGAGCAGGCGGCAGCCCAGCTCAAGGCATCGGAAGAGTCGTTGGCTTTACTCCGGCATCGCATTTCACTGGCTGAATTGAAAGCTCCGACCAATGCCGTCGTGCGTTCCAGATTAGCCGAGCCGGGCGACATGGCGTCGCCGCAAAAACCGGTCTACGCCTTGGCCATCGTGCAACCCAAATGGATACGCGCTTACGTAAATGAGGCGCAGCTTGCCCGTGTCCGGCCAGGGATGCCGGCTGAGGTCAAAATAGACGGACTTCCTGACGCATCCATCGCCGGGGAGGTTGGATATATCTCCTCGGTAGCGGAATTCACGCCCAAACCCGTCCAAACGGAAGAGCTACGAACGAGCCTTGTCTATGAGGTCCGCGTACTGGTCAAGGACCCTGACGACCAGCTACGGCTGGGCATGCCAGCCACTGTCCGCTTGGCGCCTAATCACCCCGAGGCACTCGGAAAATCATGA